Part of the Xiphophorus maculatus strain JP 163 A chromosome 3, X_maculatus-5.0-male, whole genome shotgun sequence genome, CGCTctagagaaaaacaatataaaaagtaaTCAGCACCCAGGTCTTTAAACACATCCATTAATTTTCATATGAATATCTAAGCGCAGCAGAATCCTTTGACTGAGACAGAAATCTATACTGGCAATAcaattctaaaaatataaatcatttttttcccaatgatttcactttaaatatgtatttaaatatcaaTACCCTTAAATTATTTGGCAAATGATGTGGCTTTGAAGTTTTTTGTTCAAAAGTCTGAGGAATAAATTCTCTCAATTCTTAAAATATGAAGGGTTACAATTCTGCCAAAAAGACATCAGAAACTTACCTAGATGTAACTGAACATCTTTAACCTCCAGCGTATTGGATTTGCGATGACGTGCCAGTTGACACGCTGCTGTCACTACGCTTTCTATGAAATCATCTGCAATTTGAAGCAGCATCTGAAAAGAGTCCCACATAAACAACTCTTAAAACAGCTCAAATAATGAGGATAAGAATAACTTTagtaaacaacagaaaataacatattttcaaagtttcttAAACTACTTACAACATCTTCACAGAAGTTCTGTATAAATGTTGAGTTTGCTTATTTGCAGTAGACAGATGTATTATATCACAAAACAGTTGCCAGCTTTTATGTATTGGCATCAGTTATATCAGTTTGCTTCATCAGCTGATCACAAGTCTCCCAGGATAATTTCCAGACAACTACACAATAGGGTGTCATGTCTGAAGATGTTGCTTAATCCAAATCCAAAGATTTATTCCACTCTTGGCAGATTTAGAAGCAGACAGGTGATGAAATAGACCGATATGGAAAACAGCatcaaaaaatttaaactttgatAGCATTGTCACAGAGGTTGCTCCTCATGGAAAACAGTGACAAATTTAAAGTGTTGATAGTTAATATACAATGTGCTGTTCAGCTATATcccaaacataaacatttttaaatcaataatgaACGAAATCTCTTAAACCAAGGATTCTGTTTGAGTAGCAAGTATGTCGGAGAATTTCTTCAGTTTCCTGAAAATTAATGGGAATGTGACATTTGTTTACAAGTGGGGAAACTCTTTGTGCCAATAGCACAACAGAACATCACATCAAAAACCCAAAGTACCCCTTAAAGTCAGCATTGAATTTCTGACAGACCTCCTCAACATCTTCATCCAGTTGTTCATTTGGATCAATTTCTCTCACTAGGTCTTGCAGCTTCTTCTTACTGAGGACCTGGAAGAAAAAAGTAGCATTCACAGTACTTACATTACATAGATCATTTTTTTCTAGATTAGCAAAGTGATGATTCACTTGCTGTTCTGTTTAGAAACACATAAAACCTGTCTTCAAAGTGGTCATTATtcctttgcatattttctttcacattccagcaaaaacattttatgtccaTGTACAAATAATGTCTGCATTTTCGTTTACTTCTTATTAAATACTTTGACAAACTATGAAAAGCCTTCCTattagcagaaacaaacaaaaagataataaatacaggaaaataaaaaaacactaaccTGAGATCCCTCCGGACTACTCCTGCCTGCAGGACCTGAGGTCAGACCCTTCACTATTATTGGGGTGCTGTTAGCCATGCTGGTGGCCACGGGCAAGGACTTTGGGAGTCCTGAATGACCGTATAATATCACAGATGTGATGGATTAGTTTGTATAGACACTGCCACCTATAATCTGCATCACGGAAAGAAatgattatataaataaaacaagtcagGTTTAAGTTAAATTGCAGCAAACAGTGGTTTATGAAGAGTACTAGTTGAATAAAAGTCACAAATATTCGTTCAGGTTTTGTAGTAATAACATTGATAGTAGTAATAtagaaatgattttaatgacatgttctaaaatgataaataattctACTTGATTTGCTTTGTCAACAACTATACATTCAATTACCTCTACTTTTTTGATTAACTTAACGCTAATCATAGCTTAGCCGTGAAACAACGCTTTCGGGGAAAAATCCAAACAGAGACGCTTAACCCAAACTCAATAAATGACGCAACGCAAAAAAGATAACAACTGACAGCCTAATAATTTCAGTGCAAAGACAAAGCACGCAAGATAACCTTAATAGCCAATCTGTTtgtgctaaaaacaaaagctacTGTCAATTTTGACGTTAGCTTCATTGGCTAATATTAGCTGCTAATGTAGCGGTGGGGACATTATGtactttattctttaaatgaGTTAATATATACAACCTTACCAGGTTAAATGAAGATTACCTGCCCATTTTTCATTGTCGTATAACATACAAATTcgttagaaagaaaaataaactctttgTTTTAATCCAGACATCCAAAAACAAATCACCGAGCTCTCACGGTACTTCCGCTAAGCTTTTGTCTATTTCCTGTGTCATTTAGTCGCCTTTGCTCTGCCTCCTGCTGGACATTTTCTGGAACTACATCAACAATCTAAACCACTCGAAGAGCGCTTCTAAATTTGTTGGCGGAAGTCATCGATCTTTCTCTTgcacataaaaagcaaaacacatcaCACATCTAagcatttaaaggaaaatcatGTCAATATAAATGGCTGATCCCACCTTAAAGTGTTTAGTTATGATATAATTTGTagaacatgtttattattaataataatactgtagaagttgttgttgtcattgttattattgtttttgttattatgtgATCTACTGTCTATGCTTACTAAcgtattcaataattatttatcttaaaaactCCTACTCTCTTAGATGACGCAGTTTGCTTCATGGTGTGTGACcaagacaaaacatttatttcaacttCTCCTTTGACCAAAAGGTCAAGATAAATGCAGCGTAAAATGTTGGCTTGTTTGGTGTTACATATCACGCCTAAAAACCACCAAAGCATGTGAGGGTTAGTTTCAATTTTTGGTGAAGATACAGAAAAACACCTAAACGTGGTAGGCGCGGTTCCGTTTAGATACAACTGACGCACTGAGAATAAATGAAGATTATTGGCGCAGCGGCAGCTGCTCTACTTTTCACATAACAATTCATGCGTAAACGCACATCAGCTTAATATGAACCCCGAGACATATTAAGCTGTGTCTCGGCTGAAAAGGTAAAAACTTTACCTATTCAGCCCGATTTATTTTCGCTTTTAAAACGAAAATAATGAATAAGggcttttaaaaattcaaactgaTTCGAACGCACTTCctgcaaaaaacacagagaaagacaCGCCTACTCTGTGATCTACTAATACAAACCAAACTTTCATTCTGTTTAGTAGCTGCGCAGGACCTCAACATTTGTTTCTCAAACTCTGAAAAGCCTTTTCCTACAGCCATGAAAGCCCTTCTACTTGTTGCATTGGTGGTCGTGATTCATGGCACTAATGGTAAATACGTTTATTATGTTTCAATGTTTTACAATTGTTGTTAAAGAGCttattgtgttctttttttactcAATATTTTGAGTTCATTACTCAAAAAGCCCATATTTTATAGTCTGTTTAGCTTTATAAAGGTCTCAATTTGTTGTTGTCTAAGTAATTCTGTCTCTTGaggaaacactttgttttccCATCTGTGTctcagaaaaagacagaaacttgTTCCTAGAAATATTGAAGCAGaatactttaatgttttatgcGCACAGAAGGTCATGTTTAGTTCATAACGGCAGGAAAGTTTGCAAAATATTGTCAAGCCATTAGAGCTTACGGTAACAGAAAACTGGTCAAACTGGTTTCAGATCACAGCATCAACAGATACATGTTTCAGAAGGAGTGTGCTACAGATCTTAACAATGTATTGCAGATTGGTAATATGTAAAGTCACAAAGTTATTGGATCCCCATTGTGTCAACAATACTTTTTATTCATCCAAATCATTAACCTGTATATCTGTTATTTGTGTCCATATGCAGCAACTTTGATCATCAAAGGCCCAACTGAGCCGATTCTGGAGGGCGAGTCAGTCACACTGGAATGCCTGTACACAGACTCTGACCTCAATGTCAGCCAGGTTCACTTTGAGTACCTTCCTCCGGTGAGTTGTGGATGTTATGTGAGTGGGTGGATATAATATGACCTTAGGGTGTTTGCCAAAGGCTAAAGGAAAAAACTGGACCTTGCAGTTGCTGTAACAGGCAATATCCGTAGCTGTTGCTTAAACTGTTCAAACATGTAGTAACTCATAAAATCAGAGTCGGACTACTGTAGACAAATGTTGCAATTGCTCAGGGACTCCTGCAAGGAAAAATCCTGAGgacttaaatattaaataaatgatataGCAATACTAATTTAACCATTTATGTCACTTGTGTTTGCGCTTGAAATGAATGCACACTGTAACTGTAAATGGATCAACTCTCCATTCTTTGTTGTGGTGAAATTGCTAAAATGCTTTGCTTTGTCCTTCGCTCCTTGGCTTTCTCAAGTCAATGATaatcttgtgttgtttttatacaAGGAAGTcagctttttcatatttcccaGTTGGAAATACATCAAGAACATCACCTGAGGTCTAAATTGTGACTAAGGAAGTTAGAATTTTCAGAGGAGCCTTAACTTCAGAGTTCAGAAAGtctttgatatatatatattgatatatatatatatatatatatatatatatatatatatatatatatatatatatatatatatatatatatatatatatatatatatatacatattacaCAGTGAAATCTACAGGTATAAACTGTTTATAAATAATTCAGATGGTTTAAtcaatttaaactattttacaaCTTGGAACCTGAATGTCCTCTACTGTGGTGATTTTCTAACATCTAAACTTTGCCTTccaagacaaattaaaatgaagaataatTTAGATGGGGTAAACTGGGGGCGAGTCCCACattcaaattcagtttaaagCCTTGGCTCTGTGTAATGTTACTCAAG contains:
- the taf12 gene encoding transcription initiation factor TFIID subunit 12, which gives rise to MANSTPIIVKGLTSGPAGRSSPEGSQVLSKKKLQDLVREIDPNEQLDEDVEEMLLQIADDFIESVVTAACQLARHRKSNTLEVKDVQLHLERQWNMWIPGYGSDEIRPFKKACTTEAHKQRMALIRKTTKK